The DNA sequence TCATTTCATTACTGCTGCAATAACACGTGTTTCTTCTCATGCAGCCCAAGAGGGCAGCTGCAAGCTCATCAAGAACTTAAATGATGTTTAAGTATGAGTCTTAACAATGCTGGCGTGTCCCTTTGGGCATTTTATTCATAGACaataatgttaaataaaaataaactaatcaAAGAAATTAATCCCTGAATTTATACTTGTATTATTTTTGGTTTATCACAAAATGAAATggcaaaatgtattttaggtAGCGTAAGATCCAAAAGGACAAGAGGGTTTTCCTTTAAATGGATGGTTTAATTTGAGCCAATAGGGTGACACGTTGTTAAATATATCTCTTTATTCCAAATAAAAAAGGCTTTTAAAGGCAGATAAAATATTTACAGTGTAAATGCAGGTCCTCAGAGGTAGAAGTCAGGATACTTGTAGGGTGAGAGACATTTGGATTTGCCTTCCACGATGGTAATACATGACAGGTTCGGCAAACAGGGGCAGGTATGATGAAGCCTTTTGCCAAAGAAGGGAACCTAGAGGGAGAGAATTATGAGGTGCGGGTTACAGGTTCGTCAGCCATAATGGATGGTTGGAAAACAGAGGCAGAGGCGTTGTTTTACGGTCTCCTGTGTGAATTTCTGCCGCCTCTTTCTCATGCCCTCCTGCATCATCACTGACACCAGCAGTCAGGCTGTTATAGAAACTCTCACCTTGTGGCTCAGAGGATGACAGTCCTCTCCTTCCTGTCCCATGGGCGTACACATACGCAGGCTGCGAATCCACAAACTCACTGCACAGCACATCCCTCCTCCACACTGGGAGTCCCTTTCACaggcctacacacacacacacacacacacacacacacacacacacacacacacacacacacacacacacacacacgtgtactaCGTATGAAAAAGACAGCTCGATTTTGTCAGGTGTGTAAAAATTCTGCAAACACCCATCAGTGTTTTCTCCAGTCTAATCAAAGGAAAGATGTACTGACTTTATGTAATTATAGCATGCACACATAAAAAATGCAGTCAAGCAGAATTATGGTAGCGTTAACAGGAAAAGGCTGGTGAGAAATGTGATAGCAGCTGAGGCGCGATTGCACACTGCAGTGTATTGTGCTGTATTTTGAGCGTGTGATTACACTTGCAGTCATAcctcagcagaaaaaaaaaaaagctttagaaCTGCTGGTGATTTTATTGCTTGGAGTGTAGGGATGAGAAGCTGAGTGACAGCTCTCGCTTTAGATGAGATGAAGGGAACACAATGAAGAGGAACAGAAGTGATTTCATGTGACAGACGCGGATGGAAATCACTTTCTGTTTCATGGCTGCGCGCTCCTCTCGCAATTCACAATGAGCGACACAGAGAGGGCTGTGGTGACAGACAGGGCTGTTTTATTGGAAGGGTGTGGATGTAAGATTTGACTCGGATAGCAAAATGATCAAAAAGGATGCAGAGGCATTGGAGTTTAGAAATGAAATGAGTTTATTAATGGAAAAACTGGTCATCAACCGCCATGCTTCAGAATCTGAAATGACACACAGTATGTGTAATTGGTCATTTAGGTGTTGTTGTTATATATGGATGCTTTGCTCTGCTGGGTGGTCAGATACAAGGAATATtttgtctttgattttttttctattacagTATTAAAAGTGCaaatttatatatctatatatatatatattaattatattaatatatataacatacatttacattttctattaacagatttttcttatctatctatctatgggGATAAATtgtcagatgaaaaaaaatacaagggAATGATAAATGTCACAATGAAGAACTATGTATTTTATATctatctgtgtgcatgtgtatgtgtgtgtagataGACAGATATAGATAAAGATATTTGAAGTGTTTGAAGTTTGACAGGTATAGATAACCCTATATTGCCCATTATTACAAAGCTAATTTGTAGCAGTGTCCATCAAAAActatcaaagaaaaacaaagcatctGCATAATCCTTTTATTTACCCATGAAGTATGTACCTGTTTGGCTGCACTTACCCCTGTGATTACGGCTGAAGATCCGTGGGACACCAACAACAGCGAGAAGAGCAGTAAGAAGAAAGACCTCATGATGAAGCGATGTCTTTGTGTTCCTGTGCCCGCCAGGGTTACAAGTAAGGATGCTGAGGCTGATGGACCTTCCTGCATGTGCATCCGTCACAGACTGCAATGCCAAGTGGCCTCCAAACTCATGTGTTCAGGGCTGGCATTGGTTTATAAACCCAGCCCGCCATTCAGAAACTCAGTGACTCACTCACACAGCACTGCCTTGGAGGACTtttttgaaagaaagaaagaaagaaaaataaattgtcCAAGAATGTCCcttcctttattttttctgaCCGTGTTCTGTGCCTGCATTATTATTTCACATTCTCATAGCAAAAGTGAAGCTTATGTTGCCTTCGTACATGCTAAAGCTGGGCAGAAATCAATACAAAATCATAGTAGCATTGTTGTAGTTTTGTGTCACGTTCTTCACAATTTTCCTCCTTTTCAGATTGCAAGGCCACAGTTATGAAATGTCCCTTTCAACCAACTCGCAACGCAgttcacaataaaagccaccGTCATTCATGGACGAGAATTTTTGAgatactgaaataaaaaatctcTTGAGTGGTACAGTTTGCGGATTATTTTAAACTGCGATTTCTATTACAGAAGTAATACAAGGATAACAGGtgtcattaaaatgtattaagtACTTGGATTCCAGTAGTTCAGCTCGATGCGAATATCAACCTGACCAACCCCACAACATCTGTGTGGTTTAAATaatgtgaaatttaaaaaaatgagatgAGAAAAGTCCTCTGCGTCTATAACTGAAAAAGTTTAAattctttgtgttatttttgggACAAATTAAGACATATGGCAACAAAACAACACCTTGTGTTCTGAAAATCTGTTAACTTCTGACTTTATGATCTTGTAGACTGCAACACAACAGCCACTCAAACAgttaataaataactgaaatacGCTTTGACTGAAGTGCTCCATAATAGCATTTAATTTTTTGGCAGCTATACTCACTTCACAATTATTTAATCAGTTTGTATTGTTAAGacatttgaaaaagctgattatTGGCTAAAGTAAATTTTGAAGGCTGATGTGGAGCACCATTTCAAACAAGTGCAGATGGACCGGGCAGGCACCCTGTGGAGGCCTCGGTTTAGTGTATGGAAGAAACGACTGTGTGCAATCGCCTGAAGTTACCGGAGCTCAGGAACCCGACATGTAGCTGACTGACATGGCCAATCAACACTCGGCGAGCTAAATCTGTCTTCATCACAGCTCTGCAGACTGACACTGATGACTGACTCACACTGGTAGACATGCAACGAAGTACCAGAAATCTATTGTTCCTGTTACAATCATTGTAATGAACAATTCAAATCCCATTAAGTCAGATTAGTTTTATAGCATAAAAAACCACAgttcccatccatccatctgtccagccattcatacatacacacatccGGACTTACAGCAAACTTAGCATCACCAATCAATCTTTATACATGTCTTTAGATTGTTGGAGAAACCAGAAGTAGTCGGACAGAACCAACACAGGTATATGCAGCCACACTAACAGGCTGTGGCCCCAAATggataaaatgaataaatataaagaaataccAGAGACTAAAAAGTCTTTTATACCCAAAACTACCCAGTCTCAGTGAAGTGTGTTACAGTTAGGAGGACAGCTTTCTGTTATCTCTGACAGCACTGGGATTGTCATTCACCTGCATTTATTTGGGTTTTTCCAGACTTACACAGAAAGCCACAAGTTTAGAGTCTTATTCTTCAGAGAAATCAAAACTCCATGGTTCGTTATTCTTAGTTAAACATTCAAGTTCGAATGACAATTTGAACACGTTGGAGCCAAACACTATCACGGTCACAAAGTCTGTCAGAAAGTCCATAAATTTTTAGTGAGTACTTATTCTGGCTATCATCTGTTTAGTGTTATAATCATAAAATCGCTTAGGATCTGCATTCTGAATGAGACAACTGAAATCCAAACAGGACCAGCATTTTATATACAATAAGGTCATATAGCTTATAGCACTTACATATAAAGTACATTTACACTAAATGTGGCAAAAGTGCAGTCTGACATCTACTCATTACTTAGATGTATATTGATTTCCTACTGATTTTAATACTGTCTAATAACATCAAATCCTTTTAGGTCTTTATGTACATCCCCACAAAATTTCCTGTATTTCGCAACTACAGTCACAGTGCCaaatctttaatgactttctATGCATAATGCACCCATTAGTTGACATGCATATTTTAAAACCTTGAAAATACACCTTATTTGCTCAGATCGCTTCCATAGATAAATGCCTGGCTGGAGGCTTTTGCTCctcaaaaaggaaataaaatccCAGAAAGTGCGAACATGAAGAACAGAGCAGTTAAAGGTCACAACTATTTGTGCTCTCATAGCTGCAGAATAGCAGCATTTTCTGCTTTGGAAAGTTTTTCGTTTTCATTCAGCTTTCGTACATATTGTtctgaaagaaaaggaaaagttgAATACACAAGAGGGGGCAAGGGCAAAAGAGGAATAAAATTCATTTATCTGGTCTCGATATTATGaaatgatttgatttgattttactatcttttaattttatttatttattcattcattgttAATCTGCTTGGTCTCATATGCTTCTGATCATTCCAAGTAATTCAAGTATGATCCTTAAAATGGCACCAATTTAAGTGGCAACTAATATAACCATAATCATAAAGGTTGCCTTGCTACCACATCCTTCCTGAATATCTTTGCAAACTCACACCACTGAAGCATTCTAAGTACATCATGCAAAGACGGCATCCTGGATGAAATCAGTGCTTGTATCTTTGGTTAAAAGGGTAGCAAGACAAGAGCATTTGGCAGCCTGACAGGCAGGCTCGACATCTTCAGCTCCTCATCGTGTCAGCAGAGATTATTGACTGTTGGGGCCAAACCCCCACTCCTTATTGCGGCGTCTGTTTTTACACTAATGGTTATGATCTAATGAAGAAGGAGAGCCATGACAGAGCGCTTACATCCTTGATAAAAAACAGTTGCCTTGGCAGCTATCCCACAGCAGAGAGCTGTGGGATAAACCATGAAAACCGTGACGTTCTCAAGTGGAAATGCACAGACATGTTGGATATTGCGTGCTGCAGAACAGCTagagctgttgttgttgttgctgattTCTGTCACCCTCTAACTCTGTTTGTTATCTCCAATCTCCCTACATACATAGACATGCAGAAAGGACACATGCCATAAGATTATGGGGTTTATGCGAACACCCGAGTCCTTCTGCCAGAGCATGCTATCAGAGGATCAGTACTTTGGATGACATAATGTTACTGCTGTTATTTCTCCATACCCGCAGCACGCCTTTCCTCTTATTTTACAACACGCACATGACAGAATCCCTCATTCACACATAATCTGATGGGGATTTTTTCACCAGATTACATGATCCTTTTGTTCGGGGATTCATGTTGGCCGAATGTGAGTGGGACAGTCCCACTGAACAGATTAGGCAGGAGTATAAGCATGTGGgcttttcacttttttaatatataacatataatataataaatatatattttttaatatactaGCATTTACTGCAGAGTATAATGCGATCAAACCCACCCCCAGACTTATAGAgaaaaatgtcacagcagaaattgagactcatcagaccaggcagcaTTTCTTCTGGCACCCAATTTGATGTGCTGTGCATTCATAGATCCTCTTCTGGATACCTTGGTAGTAATGAGAATTTatctgagttactgttgccttcctattaaCAAAGCATGATCaggtcattctcctctgacttctGGCATCAAACAGGTATTTTCTGCTCAAAGAACTGCCGCTTACAGGatagtttctctttttcagatcatTCCCTGCAAACTGTAGAATGGTTTTGAGGTagaatcccagcagatcagcagattCTGAAATATTTAGCCCAGCCTGTCAGGCATGAACTGgtatgccacattcaaagtcactcagatctcctcatttgcctattctaatgctcagtttgaatcttgaccatgtctaggCGCCTAAAAGCTGATTCGATATTAGTGTTAATAAGCAGGTCAactactctctctctctctctctctctctctctctctctctctctctctctatatatatatatatatacacacatacatacacagtaGTTGAcctgctatatatatatatatacatacatacatacatacatacatacatacatatatatatatatatatatttaaaccaAATTGAAATTATCATCATTTCACAATCGGGCAAAGCAGCTCACCTTGATCCCACACATTTGTCTTTCATGCAGTAGTAAACTGGCAGAGTGTAGAATTTATCCTTGGCCATCAAAATAACAGCAAAGAATTGAGCATACAAAAACTGAAGGACATGCGCGCAGCTGCAGATAGTGTGTCGTGGAAAATTGCTCTGAATCACTCTATCAAGGTAGTGAAGTTCAAGTTTATACTTTGTTTGCTTCTAAACTAAATGATGGAAAAACATTTTGGAACCCTCCTCATTTGCTTCCTACCTTCTCTAATTAAAATAGATGTGAGGCAAGAATGTCACCATATAAAAGACAAAGGCCTTCTGTTGGatttcatttcttgtttttaagtAACTGGTCCATTCCTCTTAGACATATGGCATCCACAATACATTCAAAAACATGTTCATTtctcatgaaaaaaataaataaaaggataaataaataaaacgctGTTGCCTTCCATTGTCGCTCAAGGTTAAAATAAATCCATTCTCAGGGATGTGGTTTTC is a window from the Pelmatolapia mariae isolate MD_Pm_ZW linkage group LG5, Pm_UMD_F_2, whole genome shotgun sequence genome containing:
- the prok2 gene encoding prokineticin-2; this encodes MRSFFLLLFSLLLVSHGSSAVITGACERDSQCGGGMCCAVSLWIRSLRMCTPMGQEGEDCHPLSHKVPFFGKRLHHTCPCLPNLSCITIVEGKSKCLSPYKYPDFYL